In one Chitinophaga sancti genomic region, the following are encoded:
- a CDS encoding MarR family winged helix-turn-helix transcriptional regulator yields MNKPLMCSTLGHLLVQIGKAHRNKGNQMLAAYNLHAGQEIFLQQVLCHNGIMLSDLTTNMEVTPVTVTRMADRLEKNGFLVKEKCCTDQRAVRVSLTEKGKEAAMHITEQTWNQLEQQMVEGLSMEERIILKRLLMQVLENLKK; encoded by the coding sequence ATGAATAAACCGCTTATGTGCAGTACCCTGGGTCACCTGTTGGTACAAATTGGCAAAGCGCACAGGAATAAAGGGAATCAAATGCTTGCTGCATATAACCTGCACGCGGGCCAGGAGATCTTCTTACAGCAGGTACTGTGTCACAACGGCATAATGCTCAGTGACCTGACCACCAACATGGAAGTTACGCCCGTGACTGTCACCCGCATGGCGGACCGTCTGGAAAAAAATGGCTTCCTGGTAAAGGAAAAATGCTGTACTGATCAGCGCGCAGTTCGGGTCTCGCTTACTGAAAAAGGTAAGGAAGCCGCTATGCATATCACAGAACAAACCTGGAACCAATTGGAGCAACAAATGGTGGAAGGACTAAGTATGGAAGAAAGGATCATTTTAAAACGCCTGCTGATGCAGGTGCTGGAAAATCTGAAGAAATAA
- a CDS encoding endonuclease MutS2, translating into MKYFPDSALVQLEFDKVQALLEEHCKTELGKEMAQELRLHTHIDYVKTALQQAHEYKQLTLLQEHFPNDYVLNLKSELRLLGIQGAVLSGEQVMQLRKLAESMGSIVRFFDHDRRVTYAGLFEVITHTQYEKKIILIIDEILDEAGMVRDNATPELSRIRMALFRKRNELRRAFDRSLSKLSKLGYLADTGEAFLNGRRVVAIYAENKRMVKGILHGESDTRRTAFVEPEETIELNNDVAALERDENRELYKILRTLTADLSKHSLLLNNYHIILGTYDFIRAKAKLALDMDANYPMLTPGAQLHLVDAYHPLLLLYNRRNAKPTIPINLTLDNNSHILVISGPNAGGKTVTMKTVGLIQLMLQSGLLVPVHPSSQIGIFRQLMIHIGDTQSLEFELSTYSSHLKNMKYFMENANGKTLFFIDELGSGSDPNLGGAFAEVIMEEMAKKHAYGIVTTHYLNLKVMANKVKGIINGAMGFDEENLSPMYKLIVGKPGSSYTFSIAQRIGLHPSLINRARNLVDEGHFQLDKLLNKAEQDLQKVEAKEKELQQLLRENERLKREYEVLSDKERKNQQFGMLKLQNKIKEDELAYLKDMERKMKQIVVEWKRSDDKQKVMKQAEALLFRKREKAINDKLEKKVQDKFQEVVGSNLEVGNMVKIKTNGQVGTLIEIRDKRGIVKLGNIPMNVPLADLILVKERPKEKESVK; encoded by the coding sequence ATGAAGTATTTTCCCGATTCAGCCTTAGTACAGCTGGAATTCGACAAGGTACAAGCCTTGTTGGAGGAACATTGTAAAACGGAGCTGGGTAAAGAAATGGCGCAGGAACTGCGTTTACATACCCACATTGACTACGTAAAAACAGCATTACAGCAGGCGCACGAATATAAGCAGCTCACCCTGCTGCAGGAACATTTTCCCAACGATTATGTACTGAACCTGAAAAGTGAACTCCGCCTTCTGGGCATCCAGGGAGCCGTATTGAGCGGCGAGCAGGTAATGCAGTTACGCAAGCTGGCCGAAAGCATGGGCAGTATTGTACGCTTTTTTGATCATGACAGACGTGTTACTTATGCAGGTCTGTTCGAGGTGATCACTCATACCCAATACGAAAAGAAGATCATTCTGATCATTGATGAGATCCTGGATGAAGCAGGGATGGTCAGGGATAACGCGACCCCGGAATTGTCCAGGATCCGTATGGCCCTGTTCCGCAAGCGGAATGAACTGCGTCGTGCATTTGACCGTAGTCTGTCTAAACTCAGCAAACTGGGCTACCTCGCTGATACTGGTGAAGCTTTTCTGAATGGCAGAAGGGTGGTAGCTATCTATGCAGAGAACAAACGTATGGTTAAAGGTATTCTTCACGGAGAATCCGATACCCGTCGTACCGCCTTCGTAGAGCCGGAAGAAACCATTGAACTGAATAATGATGTGGCAGCCCTGGAAAGAGATGAGAACCGTGAGTTGTACAAGATATTGCGTACACTGACAGCTGATCTTTCAAAGCATTCATTGCTGCTGAACAACTATCATATTATTCTGGGTACTTACGACTTTATCCGTGCCAAAGCTAAGCTGGCACTGGATATGGATGCCAATTACCCCATGCTTACCCCCGGCGCGCAACTTCACCTGGTAGATGCGTATCACCCATTGTTGCTGTTGTACAACCGCCGTAATGCCAAACCGACCATTCCAATCAACCTCACGCTGGATAATAACAGTCATATTCTCGTGATCAGCGGACCGAATGCAGGTGGTAAAACGGTGACCATGAAAACAGTCGGCCTGATTCAGCTGATGCTGCAGTCAGGGCTGCTGGTACCGGTACATCCGAGCTCTCAGATCGGCATTTTCAGACAACTGATGATCCATATCGGGGATACGCAGTCACTCGAATTTGAATTGAGTACTTATAGTTCGCACCTCAAGAATATGAAGTACTTCATGGAGAATGCGAATGGTAAGACCCTCTTTTTCATCGATGAGCTGGGAAGTGGTTCTGACCCGAACCTGGGTGGTGCCTTTGCGGAGGTGATCATGGAAGAGATGGCCAAGAAGCACGCCTATGGTATTGTGACTACTCACTACCTGAACCTGAAAGTAATGGCAAATAAGGTGAAAGGCATCATCAACGGAGCCATGGGCTTTGATGAAGAGAACCTGTCACCAATGTACAAACTGATCGTTGGGAAGCCAGGTAGCTCTTATACATTCTCTATTGCACAGCGAATAGGATTGCATCCATCCCTCATCAACAGGGCCAGGAACCTGGTAGATGAAGGTCATTTCCAGCTGGATAAACTCTTGAATAAGGCTGAGCAGGACCTGCAAAAGGTGGAGGCAAAAGAGAAAGAACTACAGCAGTTACTGCGTGAAAACGAGCGCCTGAAGCGTGAATACGAGGTGCTTTCTGATAAAGAAAGAAAGAACCAGCAGTTTGGAATGCTAAAGCTCCAGAATAAAATTAAAGAAGATGAACTGGCCTATCTGAAGGATATGGAGCGCAAGATGAAGCAGATTGTGGTAGAGTGGAAACGTTCTGACGATAAGCAGAAGGTGATGAAGCAGGCCGAAGCGCTGCTGTTCAGAAAACGTGAGAAGGCCATTAATGATAAGCTGGAGAAGAAGGTACAGGATAAATTCCAGGAGGTAGTTGGCAGCAACCTGGAAGTGGGCAATATGGTAAAGATTAAAACCAATGGCCAGGTGGGTACGCTGATCGAGATAAGGGATAAGCGTGGAATTGTGAAACTGGGGAATATTCCGATGAATGTGCCGCTGGCGGATCTGATTTTAGTGAAAGAACGTCCAAAAGAAAAGGAATCAGTTAAATAA
- the msrA gene encoding peptide-methionine (S)-S-oxide reductase MsrA yields the protein MRRYSLLSCLLAITFLACAQSKQKENVPGDQKVAKNEKVETATFGGGCFWCTEAQFQYLDGVLKVESGFSGGTVANPSYEEVCTGTTGHAEVIQVTYDPAKVSYDELLKAFWTAHDPTQLNRQGNDVGTQYRSVIFYHNEEQRKLAEEYKVKLDKSGAYDKPVVTEIAPFTKFYKAEDYHQNYYKENGEQPYCHFVIAPKLEKFKKVFKDKLKPGAN from the coding sequence ATGCGAAGATACTCATTATTAAGTTGTTTGCTGGCAATTACCTTCCTGGCCTGTGCCCAAAGCAAACAAAAGGAAAATGTACCAGGAGATCAAAAAGTGGCTAAAAACGAAAAAGTGGAGACCGCAACTTTCGGTGGCGGCTGTTTCTGGTGTACAGAAGCACAATTCCAGTACCTGGATGGGGTACTGAAAGTAGAGTCAGGCTTTTCCGGTGGAACCGTAGCCAACCCCAGTTATGAAGAAGTATGTACTGGTACCACGGGCCATGCCGAGGTTATCCAGGTTACTTATGACCCGGCCAAAGTCTCTTATGACGAATTGCTGAAAGCATTCTGGACCGCCCATGATCCCACCCAGCTGAACCGACAGGGAAATGATGTAGGTACCCAGTACCGGTCCGTGATCTTCTATCACAACGAAGAACAACGTAAACTGGCAGAGGAGTATAAAGTCAAACTGGACAAATCCGGTGCTTATGATAAGCCTGTAGTGACAGAGATCGCCCCGTTTACAAAGTTCTACAAAGCGGAAGACTATCACCAGAATTACTATAAGGAAAACGGTGAGCAGCCCTATTGTCACTTTGTAATAGCACCAAAGCTGGAAAAATTCAAAAAGGTATTTAAGGATAAGCTTAAGCCGGGAGCGAATTAA
- a CDS encoding SGNH/GDSL hydrolase family protein yields the protein MIHRILFSLLILCSLQTSAQETIDYRANHPYIQYTGRVVKPSFVRYRFWQPGVYIRAKFSGTYCNIVIEDEVRYNQHNYLAIQVDDQPARRIEITSVHNVIKAASNLPDGEHMITICKNTEAGIGYLDFLGFQCAKLLPITSTPSRRLEFIGNSITCGTGSDQSSFPCGTGQWYDQHNAYMSYGPLTARNLDAKWMLSSVSGIGLIHSCCDMKITMPQVFDKINMRDDSLKWNFETYQPHVVTVCLGQNDGKQDAATFCKAYVQFIRTLRGYYPDASIILLSSPMADAELSTILKSNIKKTVATCGDKNVSYYFFSKRYHGGCGDHPTLEEHKLIAGELTAYIKKLKGW from the coding sequence ATGATACACCGTATTTTATTTTCACTGCTCATCCTATGCAGCCTGCAAACCTCTGCCCAGGAGACGATTGACTACCGGGCCAACCATCCTTATATCCAATACACAGGTCGTGTTGTAAAGCCCAGTTTTGTGAGATATCGTTTCTGGCAACCGGGTGTTTATATCCGCGCAAAGTTCAGTGGCACTTATTGTAACATTGTGATTGAAGATGAAGTACGGTATAACCAACACAATTACCTGGCTATCCAGGTTGATGACCAACCTGCCAGGAGAATAGAGATCACTTCTGTTCATAACGTTATTAAAGCCGCCTCCAACCTGCCCGATGGAGAACACATGATCACCATCTGTAAAAATACAGAGGCAGGTATTGGCTACCTGGATTTTCTCGGTTTCCAGTGTGCAAAGTTATTACCAATTACCTCCACGCCTTCTCGGAGACTTGAATTTATTGGTAATTCTATCACCTGTGGTACCGGCAGCGATCAGTCTTCCTTTCCATGCGGAACGGGGCAATGGTATGACCAGCACAATGCTTACATGAGTTACGGTCCGCTAACCGCACGTAACCTGGATGCAAAGTGGATGCTGTCTTCTGTATCAGGAATCGGATTGATTCATAGTTGCTGCGATATGAAAATTACCATGCCACAGGTCTTTGATAAGATCAATATGCGGGATGATTCCCTGAAATGGAACTTTGAAACATATCAGCCACATGTTGTAACGGTTTGCCTGGGTCAGAATGACGGTAAGCAGGATGCTGCTACCTTCTGTAAAGCGTATGTGCAATTTATACGCACACTGAGAGGTTACTATCCGGATGCCAGCATAATACTCCTCAGTAGCCCGATGGCGGATGCTGAACTAAGTACAATATTGAAATCCAATATCAAAAAAACAGTCGCCACCTGTGGCGATAAAAATGTGTCTTATTATTTCTTTTCCAAAAGATACCATGGGGGTTGTGGAGATCATCCCACACTGGAAGAACACAAGCTAATAGCCGGGGAGCTGACTGCTTACATCAAAAAATTAAAAGGATGGTAA
- a CDS encoding AGE family epimerase/isomerase — MNKRLVAYREELTTALYDILLYWQQFTVDTTNGGFYGAIDNNNNVLQGSPKGSVLNSRILWSFSAAYKFNPTPAYLNLAERAYQYIRTYIQDPVSGGVYWSVNAGGEPLETRKQVYGQAFLIYALSEYYSIRPSTEVLEWAISIYRLLEKHSYDPVHGGYYEAFSREWGPIDDLRLSAKDDNAAKTMNTHLHVLEAYTNLYRVWPDVELRKKIHELIELFLHKIIDPVRHQQILFFDKAWNPQSSVISYGHDIETSWLLQDAAEVLADEQILQQVKANTLNMARAAIAGIAVDGSLQYEDDNSEKHWWVQAEAMVGFFNAWQLSGEEKYLHLSLNNWEFVKKYIIDNAKGEWFWGVTADHVVMAGQDKAGFWKCPYHNSRACLELIHRTV, encoded by the coding sequence ATGAACAAGCGATTAGTGGCTTACAGAGAGGAACTTACCACAGCATTATATGATATCCTGCTCTACTGGCAACAATTTACAGTTGACACAACAAACGGTGGATTTTATGGGGCAATAGATAATAATAACAATGTACTACAAGGTAGCCCCAAAGGATCAGTACTAAACAGCCGCATATTGTGGAGCTTTTCCGCAGCTTATAAATTTAATCCTACACCTGCATATTTGAACCTGGCTGAAAGAGCCTATCAATACATCCGTACATACATACAGGACCCTGTGTCCGGAGGCGTCTACTGGTCTGTTAATGCTGGCGGTGAACCGCTGGAAACGCGCAAACAGGTATATGGGCAAGCTTTCCTGATCTATGCCCTGAGTGAGTACTATAGCATTCGGCCTTCAACAGAAGTACTGGAATGGGCTATTAGTATATACCGCTTGCTGGAAAAGCATAGCTATGATCCGGTACATGGTGGTTATTATGAGGCATTTTCAAGGGAGTGGGGGCCAATTGATGATCTGCGCCTGAGTGCAAAAGATGATAATGCGGCTAAGACGATGAATACACATTTACACGTCCTGGAAGCATATACTAATCTGTATCGTGTCTGGCCGGATGTGGAGTTGCGAAAAAAAATCCACGAACTGATTGAACTCTTTTTACACAAGATCATCGACCCTGTCAGACATCAGCAGATCTTATTTTTCGATAAGGCATGGAATCCCCAATCATCGGTGATTTCTTATGGCCATGATATAGAAACATCCTGGTTATTGCAGGACGCAGCCGAGGTATTGGCAGATGAGCAAATACTGCAGCAGGTAAAAGCGAATACTCTTAACATGGCGCGGGCAGCGATAGCCGGCATCGCTGTGGATGGTAGCCTGCAATATGAAGATGACAACAGTGAAAAACATTGGTGGGTGCAGGCAGAAGCAATGGTGGGATTTTTCAATGCCTGGCAACTAAGTGGGGAAGAGAAATATTTACACCTCTCTCTGAATAACTGGGAATTTGTGAAAAAATATATCATTGATAATGCAAAAGGAGAGTGGTTCTGGGGCGTTACAGCAGATCATGTTGTCATGGCCGGGCAAGATAAAGCAGGGTTCTGGAAATGCCCCTATCACAATAGCAGGGCATGTCTGGAGCTTATTCACCGAACTGTTTAA
- a CDS encoding glycoside hydrolase family protein, which translates to MVFNNGTYHMFVAYIQGVRGNWGGHARIAHYTSKDMWDWKFEGFPQLTSEKVIDPTLFQLPDKTWRIWYKDEDHGSHTMMASSKDLNKWTYAGTEPAIGGNGHEGPKVFRFKDYYWMVTDEWHGMRVYRSEDLNTWTRQGLILDVPGKRKDDTPTGAHGDVVVTGDQAYVIYFTHPGRKVHSESPVNEDGIQPYSIRRSSIQVAELKFENGTLTCDRDAPFDFYLPSK; encoded by the coding sequence GTGGTATTCAATAACGGCACCTACCACATGTTTGTGGCGTACATCCAGGGCGTTCGCGGTAACTGGGGTGGTCATGCGCGTATTGCACACTATACAAGCAAAGATATGTGGGATTGGAAGTTTGAAGGCTTCCCGCAGCTGACTTCCGAAAAAGTGATCGATCCTACCTTGTTTCAGCTTCCTGATAAAACCTGGCGCATCTGGTACAAAGACGAAGACCATGGCTCTCACACCATGATGGCCAGCAGCAAGGATCTTAATAAATGGACCTATGCCGGTACCGAGCCTGCCATTGGGGGTAATGGCCACGAAGGGCCTAAGGTTTTCCGCTTCAAAGACTATTATTGGATGGTCACCGACGAATGGCATGGCATGCGCGTATACCGCTCCGAAGACCTGAATACCTGGACCCGGCAGGGATTGATCTTAGACGTTCCCGGTAAGCGCAAAGATGATACGCCAACAGGTGCACATGGTGATGTTGTTGTAACCGGCGATCAGGCATACGTGATTTACTTCACCCATCCGGGAAGAAAAGTACATAGTGAAAGTCCGGTGAATGAAGATGGTATACAACCTTATTCCATTCGTCGTTCCAGTATACAGGTTGCGGAGTTGAAATTCGAAAATGGTACGCTGACTTGTGACAGGGATGCGCCGTTTGATTTTTACCTGCCCTCAAAATAA
- a CDS encoding SusD/RagB family nutrient-binding outer membrane lipoprotein — MKSYLYCLIIILSSSCTTNFDVINTDPVNSGTIAAGAQLTAAAYQLDGGREMGYPNLYIFQPMVQYVGGTYGMRTGGKYVRDEFYNGLMWSCYYGKCIRQLADLLAQHQHDSTQANYVAGARVLKVYIFSLLTDAYGDIPYFQAGLAYYDKLYTPVYDEQATIYKDFFTELEAAIHQFNDSQPVITNDIVYNGNLTKWKRMARSLQLRLAMRLSKAAPELARTQALAAYAGGVMQSNDDNFVMIHEDYSYPDLRGNGYAQALQEEAAYRYTIGTTTFVNYLKAENDPRLGMFFVNTDSVTNYLPIQPGLYWWEDWKDFIGENGEVVGQADKYCHINAPFYQQGGSWLHMGYAEVEFLVAEAAVRGWVGEDANSHYQAGLRAAMHQLEIYPGMVPLSADRINSFVSAHPLSVEKAIENISMQKWVALFPNGYEAYANMRRTGYPVLNPVVDVNGESETGGHLPGRLFYPATEALSNPVNYQVAINRLGGSNDWMRPVWWNK; from the coding sequence ATGAAATCTTACCTTTATTGCCTGATCATTATATTAAGTAGTAGTTGTACCACGAATTTTGATGTTATTAATACAGACCCTGTGAATAGTGGTACCATTGCAGCAGGAGCGCAATTGACCGCAGCAGCTTACCAGCTGGATGGGGGGAGGGAAATGGGCTATCCTAACCTGTATATTTTTCAGCCAATGGTGCAATATGTAGGTGGTACCTATGGCATGCGTACAGGAGGTAAATATGTAAGAGATGAGTTTTATAACGGATTGATGTGGTCCTGTTATTATGGAAAGTGCATCAGGCAACTGGCAGATCTGCTGGCTCAACATCAGCATGATAGTACCCAGGCAAATTATGTAGCAGGAGCCAGGGTATTGAAAGTTTACATCTTTTCATTATTGACAGATGCCTATGGTGATATTCCCTATTTCCAGGCAGGACTGGCTTATTATGATAAATTATACACGCCTGTTTATGATGAACAGGCTACTATTTACAAAGACTTTTTTACAGAATTGGAAGCGGCTATTCATCAGTTCAACGATAGTCAGCCGGTCATTACCAATGATATTGTTTACAATGGTAATCTTACCAAATGGAAACGGATGGCCCGTTCACTTCAATTGCGTTTGGCAATGCGGCTATCTAAAGCAGCACCGGAATTGGCCAGAACACAGGCACTTGCTGCATATGCGGGCGGTGTAATGCAAAGTAATGATGATAATTTTGTGATGATCCATGAAGATTACAGCTATCCTGATCTGCGTGGTAATGGCTATGCGCAGGCTTTGCAGGAAGAAGCGGCTTATAGGTATACAATTGGCACCACCACCTTTGTGAATTATCTCAAGGCGGAAAACGATCCCAGATTAGGGATGTTCTTCGTTAATACAGATAGTGTGACCAATTATTTGCCTATTCAACCAGGCCTGTACTGGTGGGAGGATTGGAAAGATTTTATAGGTGAAAACGGAGAAGTGGTCGGGCAGGCGGATAAATATTGCCACATCAATGCGCCTTTTTATCAGCAGGGAGGATCATGGTTACATATGGGTTACGCAGAGGTTGAATTTTTAGTGGCAGAAGCTGCAGTGAGAGGGTGGGTCGGGGAGGATGCGAACAGCCATTATCAGGCAGGATTGAGGGCGGCAATGCACCAGCTGGAAATATATCCGGGCATGGTGCCATTGTCAGCAGATAGGATTAATAGTTTTGTATCTGCACACCCTTTATCTGTTGAAAAAGCAATAGAAAATATCAGCATGCAGAAATGGGTGGCTTTATTTCCGAATGGATACGAGGCTTATGCCAATATGCGGAGAACGGGGTATCCTGTATTAAATCCTGTGGTAGATGTGAATGGAGAATCAGAGACTGGTGGGCATTTGCCTGGAAGATTATTTTATCCTGCAACAGAGGCATTGTCAAACCCGGTGAATTACCAGGTTGCAATAAATAGGTTAGGAGGGAGTAATGACTGGATGCGACCGGTGTGGTGGAATAAATAA
- a CDS encoding SusC/RagA family TonB-linked outer membrane protein produces the protein MKTKAICCLLTLSLLMCLCVKAQEKLSIHVVNEPIFSVLRLVEKQAGVLFAYRNDIVDVNERITIHWDNVSLPTILDVIFPSSLYELRTIGKQIIILKKGTPMPVMPPRVIDINPVVITALGISRQQQSLGYAYTDLGPQTFTTNPVNSLAGRVSGLNISPVNSGVGGATKVTLRGLKIIGGDNTPLFVIDGIPVNNSSPGQADKYGGYDLGDGTSIINPDEIASISILKGGAASALYGSRAANGVMLITTKKGAKGFSVAYTSNTLVEILNDNYDFQHTYGSGQDGMLPKDISTARVDAQTSWGPEMNKDSTVVIWDGSKVPYVNASNAISKFFRKGLTLANTVSLSTGSDKVQVRAAYSNVRENDIIPLSKLNRHYISLRCSAKLSAGLTVDAKGTYLSEDVYNRPALSDNPNNIGYVLSGIAPNIDIRWLKTYKDPVSGNYINWNNNAYQVNPYWAINEQPNNSTQRRFNGFVLIKYQLWPGLYIQGRTGTDYSRFNFTEFMEYSTPYYTTGGIAMLHRNLQETNSDLLVNYHKQWGKLSLEVNVGTNRMDYKEDLRNETGRGMKIRGAKDLSNFNTQLGNHQLYRKRINSVYGAVTLGYNDFLYLDLTGRNDWSSTLSAGHNAYFYPSASASFVFSSLLPSISILSFGKLRASIAQTGTDAVAPYQTALTYATNPNIPSVGGYLIGGVATDKVPYENLKPSLTRSYETGLNMVFYNNRIQVDLTWYHSNTRNQILNAPISPTSGYTSAVINSGNVSNEGLEIALGGRPVCHKDFTWQVNVNFARNKNKIISLSSLVSDYYTLATARWGNASIIAKAGAAYGMITGRKFLRDDKGRLILDANNLPQYTAADYNLGSTQYNWIGGITNTFNYRRWSFAVLLDIRQGGKIFSMTNLLAYQKGQQKGSLEGREGWARSERERVAAGVAGVNWTPTGGLHMKGVKVIAPNRPQYQEVEGYVNPETYWTRVSENIPEPFIYDASMVKIRELTLGYKVLENVAVAVTARNVLTLSKHIPNIDPESSYNNGDGQGFEYGSLPTRSAYGITLHAKF, from the coding sequence ATGAAAACCAAAGCCATTTGCTGTTTACTCACGCTATCCCTCCTCATGTGTCTCTGCGTAAAAGCGCAGGAAAAGCTAAGCATTCATGTGGTAAATGAACCCATATTTTCCGTACTCCGTCTCGTCGAAAAACAGGCAGGCGTTTTATTTGCCTACCGGAATGATATTGTTGATGTGAACGAACGTATTACCATCCATTGGGATAATGTGTCTTTGCCGACGATTTTAGACGTGATTTTTCCATCTTCGCTCTATGAGTTACGAACTATAGGCAAACAGATCATCATCCTGAAAAAGGGCACGCCAATGCCTGTAATGCCACCCCGTGTTATTGATATCAATCCGGTCGTCATAACTGCGTTAGGCATCAGCCGTCAACAACAATCTTTAGGCTATGCCTACACCGACCTGGGGCCGCAAACCTTTACCACAAATCCTGTCAACTCCCTGGCGGGGAGAGTCAGCGGATTGAATATCAGCCCTGTCAATAGTGGGGTAGGAGGAGCTACTAAAGTTACCCTCAGGGGCTTGAAGATCATTGGCGGCGATAATACTCCCCTGTTTGTAATAGATGGTATCCCTGTCAATAATTCATCTCCAGGTCAGGCAGATAAATATGGGGGCTACGACCTGGGAGATGGTACTTCTATAATCAATCCTGATGAAATAGCCAGCATCTCTATACTAAAAGGCGGGGCTGCTTCTGCATTGTACGGTAGCCGTGCTGCAAACGGAGTCATGCTCATCACTACTAAAAAAGGTGCTAAAGGATTTTCTGTGGCATATACCTCAAATACTTTGGTGGAAATACTCAATGACAATTACGATTTCCAGCATACCTATGGAAGCGGGCAGGATGGAATGCTGCCGAAGGATATTTCTACTGCAAGGGTAGATGCCCAGACAAGCTGGGGGCCTGAAATGAATAAGGATAGCACGGTTGTGATCTGGGATGGCAGCAAGGTGCCTTATGTAAATGCCAGCAATGCGATCAGTAAATTCTTCCGCAAAGGACTGACCCTGGCTAATACTGTGTCGCTCTCTACTGGCAGTGACAAAGTGCAGGTACGTGCGGCTTACAGCAATGTAAGGGAAAACGATATTATTCCTCTCAGTAAGCTAAACCGGCATTATATATCCCTTAGGTGTAGTGCCAAGCTATCTGCCGGGTTGACTGTAGATGCAAAAGGAACTTATCTTTCTGAAGATGTATATAACCGCCCTGCACTCTCTGATAATCCTAATAATATCGGGTATGTTTTAAGTGGTATTGCCCCTAATATTGATATCCGGTGGTTAAAAACTTATAAAGATCCCGTCAGTGGTAATTATATCAACTGGAATAACAATGCTTACCAGGTAAATCCATACTGGGCTATCAATGAACAACCGAATAACAGTACGCAGCGGCGGTTTAACGGGTTTGTATTAATAAAGTACCAGTTATGGCCGGGGCTCTATATCCAGGGTCGTACAGGTACTGATTACTCGCGGTTCAACTTTACTGAGTTTATGGAATATTCCACACCTTATTATACAACGGGTGGTATTGCGATGCTGCATCGGAATCTGCAGGAAACAAACTCAGATCTTTTAGTGAATTACCATAAACAATGGGGTAAGCTTTCACTGGAAGTCAATGTGGGTACCAATAGGATGGATTATAAAGAAGACCTGCGAAATGAAACGGGCAGGGGTATGAAAATAAGAGGTGCCAAAGACCTCAGTAATTTTAATACCCAACTGGGAAATCATCAATTGTACAGAAAGCGGATCAATTCGGTGTATGGTGCCGTCACCCTGGGCTATAATGATTTTTTATACCTGGATCTGACCGGGCGTAATGATTGGTCTTCTACATTGTCCGCAGGGCACAATGCCTATTTTTATCCTTCTGCTTCGGCCAGCTTTGTGTTTTCTTCCTTACTCCCTTCCATCAGCATACTGTCATTTGGAAAACTGAGAGCGAGCATTGCACAGACAGGTACGGATGCCGTTGCCCCTTATCAAACGGCACTGACTTATGCAACTAATCCAAATATCCCCAGTGTAGGAGGCTATTTGATTGGCGGGGTGGCAACGGACAAAGTGCCTTATGAAAACCTGAAGCCTAGTCTCACGCGTTCTTATGAAACAGGATTGAATATGGTGTTTTATAATAACCGCATTCAGGTAGACCTGACCTGGTATCATTCCAATACCCGCAACCAGATCCTGAATGCGCCGATCTCCCCAACCAGTGGTTACACCAGTGCGGTGATCAATTCAGGTAATGTATCCAACGAGGGGCTGGAAATAGCCTTAGGCGGCCGCCCGGTATGCCATAAAGATTTCACCTGGCAGGTGAATGTGAACTTTGCACGGAATAAGAATAAGATTATTTCCCTCAGTTCCCTGGTTTCCGATTACTACACGCTGGCTACTGCCCGCTGGGGCAATGCGAGTATCATTGCAAAAGCCGGCGCTGCCTATGGTATGATCACCGGCAGGAAATTTCTACGGGATGATAAAGGGCGATTGATCCTGGATGCAAACAATTTACCACAATATACTGCTGCTGATTATAATCTCGGTAGTACGCAATACAACTGGATAGGCGGTATCACGAATACATTTAACTATCGCCGATGGTCCTTTGCAGTATTGTTAGACATCAGGCAGGGCGGTAAGATCTTTTCCATGACGAATTTATTAGCCTATCAAAAGGGGCAGCAAAAAGGTAGCCTGGAAGGACGTGAAGGCTGGGCAAGATCTGAGCGGGAAAGAGTCGCAGCGGGTGTTGCAGGTGTTAACTGGACACCCACAGGAGGACTGCATATGAAGGGAGTGAAGGTGATTGCACCGAACAGACCGCAATACCAGGAAGTGGAAGGCTATGTGAATCCCGAAACTTACTGGACAAGGGTATCAGAAAATATTCCGGAACCATTTATATACGATGCCAGTATGGTGAAAATCCGCGAACTCACACTTGGGTATAAGGTATTGGAAAATGTAGCTGTAGCTGTGACAGCCAGAAATGTGCTGACATTAAGTAAACATATACCGAATATAGATCCTGAATCCAGTTATAATAATGGAGATGGACAGGGCTTTGAATATGGCTCATTGCCTACCCGTAGCGCCTATGGTATCACCCTGCATGCAAAATTTTAA